The Bacillus sp. F19 DNA segment CCAATGCCCAAAGTGGAAGCCGCAGTTGCTAATGGATCAGACCCGATTGCTACAGGATGTGCTAGAGATGCAATAACAGTACCTGATTGGAATAACACCAGTTGGTTTAGTAGTGCCGAAGTTGAACTTCGCTATAGCCCTAGTTGTAGAAGTGCTTGGGCTAAATTAACTCTTGGTGGTGACCCGGCAATAACATCTGGAAATGCACGAATTACACGAAATGATGGCGTATCTTATTCATGTTCTGCCCAAAAATCACTAGGAAAAAATTCTTGTTATACGAGACAGGTTAATGATGCAGGGTATACCCTATCGGCCAGTTGAGAACGAATAAATTCTAAGATATTTTTTGCTTTTGGATCTTCATCTCGTTCATTTAATTCTTTAAGTTTATAAAACAAATTTGCTATTAATACTGAATACAACATAACTATAGCCGATCTATAATTCCCAATAGAATAAGAACTTAATACCTCTTCAAAATATTCTCTTGTTTTAGGATTGTATATTTTTTCTGTAGCTCGATCTATTGAATATTCAATCATATTCATCCCCCATAAGATAATTACTTTAAACCCGAAGACCCACTTCCAATTATGATAACTAACTACTTCTAAGAAGACAATCTATAGTTTTTCAACACCGTTTCTACTAAAATCTTAACCTATCTTTTTTATAAATGATCAAACTTTATTCAAAATACACAGATACTAATAACCTTGATAAACGAGCAAAAAGAAAGAGCATGTTTTGAAAAAAAGATTGATCAAAACATACTCTCAATATATTCCGTTTAGAATTGAACTAAAGAATTAATACCAACGAGTATATAAATATTCCCAATAACTAGCATAACCACCATCACGTACAATGAGAACATAAGCAGTAGCACGTGCAGCCTTTCTTTAATTTGAGGTATTTCATTCGAAACCGTACATCCTTGAAGAAGCATAGGAGAAGCCCCTTTTTTATAAGACTCATTTACCAAACGCATAGAGTGTTCTTTAAATTTATTTAGCAAATCTCCATCTTTTTGATTCAGTGCTTCCTTTAAATCTTCAAAATAAAAATCTATACCTTCTTTTATCAACTTTAGCATAAATTCCTCTTTAGTCGAAAAGTGAGCATAGAAAGCACCTTTAGAGTAGCCAGCGTGTTTTACAATTTGATTAACGCTTGTACTAGAATAGCCTTGTTTAGAAAACAATTCAATTCCTGCTTGAATTAATTTGTTAATGGTGTCTTCTGATTGCTTTTGAAAATAATTCAACGTAAAGCCCCTTTTTAGAAAATTCCGTATAATTTTGTATAAATTTCACATTTTATATTCCAAAATATGGTGTTTTAAAGTATAATAAATACAAACCGGTTGGTATTTATTATAACTGTAATGTTGGTAAATTAAAAGGAGGAGAAAAAATGAATTTATCCCTCAAGGAACTATAAGAAATAGCTGTTACTGTTTATTTTATGCTTTTCAATGTTTTTTGCATTTTCGCCACAGTCTAAGGACCAAAAAGCATCATCCCCTGACACGTTTCGTATAAACGGCTGGGGAGAGAAACAGGATTCAGCCATTGGTTTACAAGCCGAGATCGGCTGTAGAAAAAAGGAGAGGTGTTATTATGAAAAAACTATTAAATATTGGGATGATATTTACTCTTGTCGTTGGTCTGTTTTTTGCAATTACACCAATAAATAAAGCATCTGCACTTAGTTATGATTATACAAATCCTGTCTCAACAGGTTGTGCGTATAAAAGTCCAATCACCTATGAAACAAAATATATATATAGAAACGACGTGAAAATTGGATATGTACAGCTAAAAGGAAGTGCCTATTGTCATACGGCTTGGGGTTACGTAAAGCTTTATTCTGCTGCTCCGTACGATAATTATGCCAATGTATACGTAGATAGTTACACCAATGGCACTACTTGGAGAACATTTTCAGATTGTTACGAAGGAAACGGGAGGGTAAATGAAGGTCAAACCTCTTGTTATACCGCTCAATTATGGGATAAAGACCCGTATAAAGCTTCGGCCCAAGCGGTGGTTAGTGGTGGTTCAACTCTCATCAGGGTGACAACCGGCCGTCATTAGTAAAAGTCCCTTTTAATCCTAGGCTGGCTCAAGCTAGATCAAACAGGTCGTCACTAAATATCTGAGTTTAGACTAACGGGGAAGTTTAGTTCAACAAGGGGTAGCGCCAACCAGTATCACATTTCCCACGCTAAGGATAAAACCCTTGATAAATAAGCAGTTAAAAGGATCTTCGATTTGATATTATCCCCTTATAGTAGACAGTAAAAAGAAAGGATTGTACTGTCTTCTATGGGGGGATTTTTTCATGGGGAAAATTAGAACAACCTATACAAAAGAAATTAAGCTAAAAGCGATTAATTTATACCAAAAGAAAGATATGGGTATTAGATCTGAATCGCTACACTAAGTTAGACAATTATTTTAAGGTCAAGTAGACTAACGGAAACAATGAAAAAAGGAGATTCTACTATGACTAAACGAGAGCGCCGAACATTCACACAAGAATTTAAAGAACAAATCGTACAACTATACCTAACTGGAAAGCCACGTAAAGAAATTATAAGAGAGTACGATTTGACGCCTTCCTCGCTGGATAAATGGATCAGTCAACAACGCAACTCAGGTTCGTTTAAAGAAAAAGATAATTTAACGCCTGATCAAGTGAAATTAGCTGAGGTAATGAAGAGAAATAAACAGCTAGAAATGGAGAATGATATTTTAAAGCAAGCCGCGCTGATCATGGGACGAAAGTAAATGTGATTCGAAACAACACCCACAAATACTCGGTATCAGCAATGTGTAACGTCCTCGAGATTCCAAGAAGCACGTATTATTACGAAGAAAAAATTCACCCTCAAACAGATGAGGTAACCCTCAAGGTGATTGAAATCTTTCATGCCAGCCGCCAAAACTATGGGACGCGGAAAATTAAAGTGGAACTCCAGAAATGTGGATACCAGGTTTCAAGAAGACGGATTGGCAGAGTGATGAAAGAGCAAGGTCTAGTGTCCACTTATACCATTGCCCAGTTCAAGCCCCATGCATCAACGTGTAACGAATCGAAACAAAAGAATGAGCTTAACCGTGAGTTCAGACAAAAAGCAGCTTACAACGTGGTTGTCAGTGATTTAACGTATGTGAGAGTCGAGAAAAAATGGCATTACATATGTGTATTTGTTGATCTTTACAATCGGGAAATTATCGGGTACAGTGCTGGTCCGCAGAAGGACGTACAGCTTGTGTACCGAGCCATTTCTTCAATTGAAATTGATCTAAGCAAGATCAAGCTATTTCACACGGATCGAGGAAGTGAATTCAAGAATAAATTGATTGACGAAGCCCTAGCAACATTTAAAATCAAGCGTTCTTTGAGTATGAAAGGCTGTCCATATGATAATGCGGTGGCGGAGGCAACATTTAAAATTATCAAGACAGAGTTTGTGAAAAAACGCCACTTCGAATCATTATCCGACTTAAATAGAAAACTATTTGATTATGTGAACTGGTTTAATGGAACAAGAATACATGGTACATTGGGTTATTTAAGTCCAAGAGAATACAAAAATTTACACCTTAAAAAAACTGTCTAGTTTAGTGTTGACATACCAATCAATTTCCAAAGAGTTAGGGATTGGATATACAACTATACAAAGATGGATAGCTCACTATAAAAGAGAAGGAATTCAGGGGTTAGAGGAAAAGAGAGGAACATCTTGTAGCCCACTTAAAGGTAGACCTAAAAAAGACTATGAAAGCGATACAGAAAAAATAAGTCGATTAGAAGCAGAGAATGCCTATTTAAAAAAGCTCTTAGATGCGAAAAGGAGGAGGATGCAGGAAAAGAAAAATCAATAGAATACAAAATCATTCATGAGCTTAAAAATCAATTTACTATCAGTATTTTATGTATAATTGCAGGCGTATCAAAGAGTGGCTATTACAAATGGCTAAAACGTCAGAGTAACCCTACTAAAAGGGATTTAGATGATCAATCGATTGTATCTAGAATTATTGAATGCCAACAAGACCCTGATATTAATTGGAGCTACGGTTATCCAAGAGTTCGAACTTGGCTAAAAAAAGAGTATGGACTGAAAGTCAACCATAAGAAAATTTATCGTTTAATGAAAACGAATGGTATTCAAGCAAAGATACGAAAAAAAAAGTGGAAGCACTTTGGGCGTAAAGAAAAATATGTCCTTTCCGATAATTACTTAAATAGAGAATTTTCAGCTAAACGCCCGAATGAAAAATGGGTAACAGATATAACCTACTTACTTTTTAATGGGAAAAAAATCTATTTATCTTCGATATTAGACCTTTATAGCAATGAGATTGTCTCATATAAAAGACCTAAGGCTAGTAGCTGATACTGTAAAAGAGGCCATAAAAAAAAGAGACGTAAAAGGACTCCTATTACATAGCGATCAAGGATTCCAGTACACCTCAATAAGATATAACCAACTATTAAAAAGATACAATATTAAGCAAAGTATGTCTAGAAAAGGAAATTGTTTAGATAACGCATGTATGGAGAGTTTTTTTAGTCACTTTAAAACTGAATGTTTTTACCGATACCAATTTGAGACCTCGAAGAGGTTAAGACAGCAGTAAAAAATTATATTAAGTTTTATAACAATAAACGTTTTCAAAAAAAATTAAATAACCTTAGCCCTACTGAATATAGGGCTAAGGCTGCCTAATAAGTGCACCTTTTAATTAAATGTCTACTTGACGGGGGTAAGACCAATTTGAAGCTCCTTTTTTTGTTTTTTGCAAGCAGAAAATACAGAGAATTGCAGCGAAAAATGCAGAGACCTGCAAGCTCTCTTTTAATCTAATTTTCGTTGTGTAACTTAACAGAAGAAAGGGCATTTTTCAGCCTATAACTTTCCCCAGTAAATGCTATTACGTGAGCAAGAAGGGCATTGTCATGAAAGAACGAAGTAAGCGTTTTAGCGCGATGAACGTTTATATTTCTAATCTTCCTGCGGAAGTAGTCCCGACGGGACATATTCACGATCTTTACTCCCTACGTTGGCAGATTGAATTACTGTTTAAAACATGGAAATCCTTCTTTAAAATTGACCATTGTAAAGAAATCAAACGAGAGCGATTAGAATGCCATCTCTATGGCCAACTGATTGGCATCCTTCTCTGTTCTTCCACTATGTTTCAAATGAAGCAATTACTTCTTGATAAGAAAAAAAGGGAACTAAGTGAGTATAAAGCCATTTATATCATCAAGGATTACTTTCCTCTTTTATTTAGGGCTATACAAAAAAGCACTCAAGAGTTATTAAAGATTCTGCTTCGCCTGTTCAACCTCCTACAGAAAAACGGACGAAAATCTCATCGGTATGAGAAGAAAACAGTCTTTGATATCTTGGGTGTTGTTTATCAGTATACCATGTGCAAAAAGAAAGCAGCATAGCGCTAAAAAAACGACCTGTTTTTTGGCATATTTGGTATTTGGCATGCCTTTCTTTAGTCAAACATAGAGGGTTTCTTGTGGAAACGGCTCTACTCTAAGCATTCTTTGGGTTAGCTTGATGGACATGGGGTACCGCAAACATTTTGACGAAAATATACGTTAATACAATTTATGGAAGTTAAAAGCCGGTTTTTATTACGCTAAAAGTTGCTATCCCTTGGTACGCTAAGTTTTTTTGATAGTCTAGTATATTCATTGGAACTTCATAATTTTAGAATGATACTTAATGTATAGATTAGATCTACCATGTATCAGATAATGGAAAAAAATGTATTGACGTATAAAAAGGTTAAAATGTTGTCTGGACCCCTTATGGAAGACAAGAATATAAA contains these protein-coding regions:
- a CDS encoding YjfA family protein; its protein translation is MKTLKKWATMIGAVTMLVSIFSFAAPMPKVEAAVANGSDPIATGCARDAITVPDWNNTSWFSSAEVELRYSPSCRSAWAKLTLGGDPAITSGNARITRNDGVSYSCSAQKSLGKNSCYTRQVNDAGYTLSAS
- a CDS encoding IS3 family transposase (programmed frameshift); the protein is MTKRERRTFTQEFKEQIVQLYLTGKPRKEIIREYDLTPSSLDKWISQQRNSGSFKEKDNLTPDQVKLAEVMKRNKQLEMENDIFKASRADHGTKVNVIRNNTHKYSVSAMCNVLEIPRSTYYYEEKIHPQTDEVTLKVIEIFHASRQNYGTRKIKVELQKCGYQVSRRRIGRVMKEQGLVSTYTIAQFKPHASTCNESKQKNELNREFRQKAAYNVVVSDLTYVRVEKKWHYICVFVDLYNREIIGYSAGPQKDVQLVYRAISSIEIDLSKIKLFHTDRGSEFKNKLIDEALATFKIKRSLSMKGCPYDNAVAEATFKIIKTEFVKKRHFESLSDLNRKLFDYVNWFNGTRIHGTLGYLSPREYKNLHLKKTV
- a CDS encoding DUF2690 domain-containing protein, with translation MKKLLNIGMIFTLVVGLFFAITPINKASALSYDYTNPVSTGCAYKSPITYETKYIYRNDVKIGYVQLKGSAYCHTAWGYVKLYSAAPYDNYANVYVDSYTNGTTWRTFSDCYEGNGRVNEGQTSCYTAQLWDKDPYKASAQAVVSGGSTLIRVTTGRH
- a CDS encoding helix-turn-helix domain-containing protein produces the protein MLTYQSISKELGIGYTTIQRWIAHYKREGIQGLEEKRGTSCSPLKGRPKKDYESDTEKISRLEAENAYLKKLLDAKRRRMQEKKNQ
- a CDS encoding TetR/AcrR family transcriptional regulator; this translates as MNYFQKQSEDTINKLIQAGIELFSKQGYSSTSVNQIVKHAGYSKGAFYAHFSTKEEFMLKLIKEGIDFYFEDLKEALNQKDGDLLNKFKEHSMRLVNESYKKGASPMLLQGCTVSNEIPQIKERLHVLLLMFSLYVMVVMLVIGNIYILVGINSLVQF
- a CDS encoding IS3 family transposase — protein: MNWSYGYPRVRTWLKKEYGLKVNHKKIYRLMKTNGIQAKIRKKKWKHFGRKEKYVLSDNYLNREFSAKRPNEKWVTDITYLLFNGKKIYLSSILDLYSNEIVSYKRPKASS